One region of Mangifera indica cultivar Alphonso chromosome 3, CATAS_Mindica_2.1, whole genome shotgun sequence genomic DNA includes:
- the LOC123211405 gene encoding SAC3 family protein B-like isoform X10: protein MIMPSFLAIIPIYLLIKSANGLTWENPQFTPNDSKRFNGFHSSADSQAPQRSVPSANSTGVAATRFTSSPVSKRTRSPPHSSGEGISGDLNSTQYDSEREMQAKAKRLARFKFELSEDVQTSPDVADQIISTNRHGQSAGERQKIVGAPSLESEKDYPNDNSPSDYESLETSSIIIGLCPDMCPESERAERERKGDLDQFERLDGDRNQTSKYLAVKKYNRTAEREANLIRPMPILQKTVGYLLDLLDQPYDERFLGLYNFLWDRMRAIRMDLRMQHIFNQEAITMLEQMIRLHIMAMHELCEYTKGEGFSEGFDAHLNIEQMNKASVELFQMYDDHRKKGISVPTEKEFRGYYALLKLDKHPGYKVEPTELSLDLAKMTPEIRQTPEVLFAREVARACRMGNFLAFFRLARKASYLQACLMHAHFAKLRTQALAALHSGLLNSQGLPVAHVGRWLGMEDEDIESLLEYHGFLIKEYEEPYMVKEGQFLNSDSDYPTKCSKLVHMKRSKSMVEDILASTQAISLPTEAKKEIQLDKILKHDTTAISSVGRKISVSAVDEEMPDSAIISSPKITRPVPPLIETLMVDRQGQDGHKVTTTCTSPRSLSVAHTSPKPQPARNVSEGKRGNDSLFRMSPENKIAFGTEVFPIQIVSRTSQRYRSPSFRRYDCSVENTLPQIVAVNNLEGEEPSVAHQEKEKDEDMISENDEAMENEKYEVMASHLEEAAAAKLKLILRLWRRRCSKQKELHKQRKLAVNAALNSLSLGPPIQNNKVQPFTRGEFDIDHVMEERCEKHERSWSKLNVSDVIAGILGRRNRDAKFLCWKIIVCSQDSQGEEHTLRSHVSHFAAVSWLFSKLMPPRNDNDDDLVVSSPGLSIWKKWLPSQSVSDLTCCFSVVKEAKINHPNDAVCGASAVLFLVSESIPWKLQKIQLNNLLTSIPSSSCLPLLILSSSYNDEVLDPSAVIVNGLGLHDIDKSRVKSFTVKFLVGNHQMGYLDGFFSDKQLREGLEWLANESPVQPVVHCVKTRELILTHLGSALEMLNKLSDYQVSPNHCVSAFNEALDQSWEEIVAAAKANPSNWPCPEIAMVVNSDDEYFMQNCCVPPLGWSSAARIESLKCSLQNLKLPAFPDDIYWLSRGSNMGKEIEIQRSQLENCLIRYLTQSCDLMGIRLATKEAFVMLQRSTRLELQNLTYYMVPNWVVIFRRIFNWRLMSLTNGVLSPVYVLEEHFAASASYNLDKLGLKGTLSLSPYSLSNLSLDEVLDVGFSSLLTQRTHFQPEAHRHLPAIASNGEVQEPHSQLEVHRHLLAIAANGEVQEPHSQPEVHRHLLAVASNGEVQEPLSQPEVHRHLLAIPSNGEVQEPAEIINLEEDEKNSSLNDKFVVADNVFNTNRKSDQTASEITLPRNVMREAENLSNLLERCYFVQNTNEKKLSVFF from the exons ATGATCATGCCAAGCTTCTTGGCAATTATCCCAATTTACTTGCTCATCAAG TCAGCAAATGGACTTACCTGGGAAAACCCACAGTTTACTCCTAATGACTCTAAAAG ATTCAATGGTTTTCACAGTTCCGCTGATTCTCAAGCTCCTCAGAGGTCTGTGCCATCTGCCAACAGTACTGGTGTTGCTGCTACCAGGTTCACCAGCTCACCTGTTTCAAAAAGAACTAGGTCTCCTCCACATTCTTCTGGTGAGGGCATATCAGGAGACTTGAATTCCACTCAATATGATAGTGAACG AGAAATGCAAGCCAAGGCAAAGCGACTGGCTCgtttcaagtttgaattgagtGAAGATGTGCAAACCAGTCCTGATGTTGCCGATCAAATAATTTCTACTAATAGACATGGACAGTCTGCTGGGGAGAGGCAAAAAATTGTTGGTGCACCTTCTTTAGAATCAGAAAAGGATTATCCTAATGATAATTCTCCATCTGATTATGAAAGCTTGGAAACATCCAGTATAATTATTGGTTTATGTCCAGATATGTGTCCTG AGTCAGAAAGGGCAGAACGAGAAAGAAAAGGGGATCTTGACCAGTTTGAACGCTTGGATGGGGATAGAAATCAAACTAGCAAATACCTTGCTGTTAAGAAG TATAATAGGACAGCAGAGAGGGAAGCCAATTTAATACGACCCATGCCGATCCTGCAGAAGACGGTTGGTTATCTGCTTGATTTGCTAGATCAGCCTTATGATGAAAGGTTTCTTGGCTTGTACAATTTTCTATGGGATAGGATGCGAGCTATTCGGATGGACCTGAGGATGCAGCATATTTTTAACCAAGAAGCTATTACCATGCTGGAACAGATG ATAAGGCTTCACATAATGGCCATGCATGAGCTATGTGAATACACTAAAGGAGAGGGCTTTTCCGAGGGATTTGATGCACACCTCAATATTGAACAGATGAATAAAGCATCAGTTGAATTGTTTCAGATGTATGATGATCATAGGAAAAAGGGGATAAGCGTGCCAACAGAAAAAGAATTTCGAGGTTATTATGCACTTCTTAAATTGGACAAACATCCTGGGTACAAA GTTGAACCAACAGAACTATCATTGGATCTAGCAAAGATGACTCCGGAAATAAGACAAACTCCAGAGGTATTATTTGCCCGTGAAGTTGCAAG AGCTTGTAGAATGGGTAATTTTCTTGCCTTCTTTCGACTTGCAAGGAAAGCTAGTTATCTTCAAGCATGCCTAATGCATGCTCATTTCGCCAAG TTACGAACCCAGGCACTTGCCGCCTTACACTCCGGTCTACTGAATAGCCAAGGTCTGCCTGTTGCCCATGTAGGCAGGTGGCTTGGTATGGAG GATGAGGACATAGAAAGCCTTTTAGAGTACCATGGGTTTCTGATAAAGGAATATGAGGAGCCATATATGGTAAAGGAAGGCCAATTTCTTAATAGTGATAGTGATTATCCTACCAAGTGTTCAAAACTTGTCCACATGAAAAGGTCAAAATCGATGGTTGAGGATATTTTGGCTTCTACTCAAGCTATATCCTTGCCTACTGAAGCTAAAAAAGAAATTCAGTTGGATAAGATCTTGAAGCATGACACAACAGCTATTTCTTCTGTTGGAAGGAAAATTTCAGTCTCTGCAGTTGATGAAGAAATGCCTGATTCTGCAATCATTTCATCCCCCAAAATTACCAGACCAGTGCCGCCCTTAATTGAGACATTGATGGTTGATCGACAAGGTCAAGATGGCCACAAGGTGACTACCACCTGTACTTCACCTCGGAGTTTGTCTGTAGCTCATACTTCCCCTAAACCCCAGCCAGCTAGAAATGTATCTGAGGGGAAACGAGGCAATGATTCTCTTTTCAGAATGTCTCCAGAGAATAAGATTGCTTTTGGCACAGAAGTTTTTCCTATCCAAATTGTGTCAAGAACGTCTCAGCGATATAGATCCCCCAGTTTTAGGAGATATGATTGTTCTGTAGAGAATACATTGCCTCAAATTGTAGCTGTTAATAACTTAGAAGGTGAAGAACCTTCCGTTGCTCATCAAGAAAAGGAGAAGGATGAAGATATGATAAGTGAAAATGATGAAGCtatggaaaatgaaaaatatgaagttaTGGCTAGTCATTTAGAGGAAGCTGCTGCAGCTAAACTCAAGCTAATCTTAAG GTTGTGGAGGCGTCGTTGTTCAAAGCAAAAGGAGTTGCATAAGCAAAGGAAGCTAGCTGTGAATGCTGCACTAAATTCATTGTCACTGGGACCACCAATTCAAAATAACAAAGTT CAACCATTCACTCGTGGTGAGTTTGATATTGATCATGTCATGGAGGAGAGATGTGAGAAACATGAACGGTCGTGGTCAAAGCTGAATGTTTCAGATGTGATAGCAGGTATACTTGGCAGAAGAAACCGAGATGCTAAGTTTCTGTGTTGGAAAATTATTGTATGCTCTCAGGACAGTCAAGGGGAGGAACACACACTGAGAAGCCATGTTTCCCATTTTGCAGCAGTGTCATGGTTGTTTTCGAAGCTTATGCCTCCAAGAAATGACAATGATGATGATCTGGTAGTTTCATCTCCTGGCCTTTCAATATGGAAGAAGTGGCTTCCTAGCCAATCTGTTTCTGATTTGACCTGCTGCTTTTCAGTTGTTAAAGAGGCAAAAATTAACCATCCAAATGATGCTGTATGTGGTGCAAGTGCAGTTCTGTTTCTTGTATCTGAAAGCATCCCGTGGAAGcttcaaaaaattcaacttaATAATCTTCTGACGTCAATACCTTCCAGTTCCTGCCTTCCTCTTCTGATCCTTAGTAGCTCATATAATGATGAGGTTTTAGATCCTTCTGCTGTTATAGTCAATGGATTGGGCCTCCATGACATTGACAAGTCAAGGGTGAAGAGTTTTACGGTTAAATTCCTTGTTGGCAACCATCAAATGGGTTACTTGGATGGATTTTTCAGTGACAAGCAACTAAGGGAAGGACTAGAGTGGCTGGCAAATGAGTCACCTGTACAACCTGTTGTTCATTGTGTTAAAACACGTGAACTCATCCTGACTCACTTGGGTTCTGCACTGGAGATGCTTAACAAGTTAAGTGATTATCAAGTGAGTCCAAACCACTGTGTATCAGCTTTCAATGAAGCCTTGGATCAGTCGTGGGAGGAAATTGTGGCTGCTGCCAAAGCAAATCCTTCCAATTGGCCCTGTCCCGAGATTGCAATGGTGGTGAATTCTGATGATGAATATTTCATGCAGAATTGTTGTGTGCCACCCTTAGGATGGAGCTCTGCTGCAAGAATAGAATCACTTAAGTGTTCATTACAGAACTTAAAACTTCCAGCTTTTCCTGATGATATATACTGGTTGAGCAGAGGTTCTAACATGGGCAAGGAGATTGAGATTCAGAGATCACAACTTGAAAATTGTTTGATTAGATATTTGACGCAATCATGCGACTTGATGGGCATTCGACTTGCAACAAAAGAGGCATTCGTAATGCTACAAAGAAGCACAAGGCTTGAGCTGCAAAACCTGACCTACTACATGGTTCCAAACTGGGTTGTGATTTTCCGGCGGATTTTTAATTGGAGATTAATGAGTTTAACCAATGGGGTCTTATCTCCAGTTTATGTTCTGGAGGAGCATTTTGCTGCTTCAGCTTCATATAATCTTGATAAGTTAGGACTCAAAGGTACTCTATCTTTGTCCCCGTATAgcttaagtaatctatctttagaTGAAGTACTGGATGTTGGCTTCAGCTCACTTTTGACCCAGAGGACTCACTTTCAGCCAGAAGCTCACCGACATCTACCAGCGATAGCGTCAAATGGTGAAGTACAAGAACCTCACTCTCAGCTAGAAGTTCACCGGCATCTATTAGCAATAGCGGCAAATGGTGAAGTTCAAGAACCTCACTCTCAGCCAGAAGTTCATCGGCATCTATTAGCAGTAGCGTCAAATGGTGAAGTACAAGAACCTCTGTCACAGCCAGAAGTTCATCGGCATCTACTAGCAATACCATCAAACGGTGAAGTTCAAGAACCTGCTGAAATAATTAACTTAGaagaggatgaaaaaaattcctCACTGAACGATAAATTTGTCGTGGCAGATAATGTTTTCAACACTAACAGAAAATCAGACCAGACAGCCAGTGAAATAACGTTGCCCAGAAATGTGATGAGGGAAGCCGAAAATTTAAGCAATTTGCTTGAGCGATGCTACTTTGTGCAGAACACAAATGAGAAGAAGCTGTCTGTTTTTTTCTGA
- the LOC123211405 gene encoding SAC3 family protein B-like isoform X4 → MASNCSGFGKQSGPSVPAKPLPIFGNLTPPPPSSSSPFPNLTPTPLPRQPEVAERTTSRSVPFGSSGPAVKPYLSSRVSRSDSLVDNHSPLAPLRMVSPSAFQSNHSVHAFHPSFDEDLFCPLQLGMIMPSFLAIIPIYLLIKSANGLTWENPQFTPNDSKRFNGFHSSADSQAPQRSVPSANSTGVAATRFTSSPVSKRTRSPPHSSGEGISGDLNSTQYDSEREMQAKAKRLARFKFELSEDVQTSPDVADQIISTNRHGQSAGERQKIVGAPSLESEKDYPNDNSPSDYESLETSSIIIGLCPDMCPESERAERERKGDLDQFERLDGDRNQTSKYLAVKKYNRTAEREANLIRPMPILQKTVGYLLDLLDQPYDERFLGLYNFLWDRMRAIRMDLRMQHIFNQEAITMLEQMIRLHIMAMHELCEYTKGEGFSEGFDAHLNIEQMNKASVELFQMYDDHRKKGISVPTEKEFRGYYALLKLDKHPGYKVEPTELSLDLAKMTPEIRQTPEVLFAREVARACRMGNFLAFFRLARKASYLQACLMHAHFAKLRTQALAALHSGLLNSQGLPVAHVGRWLGMEDEDIESLLEYHGFLIKEYEEPYMVKEGQFLNSDSDYPTKCSKLVHMKRSKSMVEDILASTQAISLPTEAKKEIQLDKILKHDTTAISSVGRKISVSAVDEEMPDSAIISSPKITRPVPPLIETLMVDRQGQDGHKVTTTCTSPRSLSVAHTSPKPQPARNVSEGKRGNDSLFRMSPENKIAFGTEVFPIQIVSRTSQRYRSPSFRRYDCSVENTLPQIVAVNNLEGEEPSVAHQEKEKDEDMISENDEAMENEKYEVMASHLEEAAAAKLKLILRLWRRRCSKQKELHKQRKLAVNAALNSLSLGPPIQNNKVQPFTRGEFDIDHVMEERCEKHERSWSKLNVSDVIAGILGRRNRDAKFLCWKIIVCSQDSQGEEHTLRSHVSHFAAVSWLFSKLMPPRNDNDDDLVVSSPGLSIWKKWLPSQSVSDLTCCFSVVKEAKINHPNDAVCGASAVLFLVSESIPWKLQKIQLNNLLTSIPSSSCLPLLILSSSYNDEVLDPSAVIVNGLGLHDIDKSRVKSFTVKFLVGNHQMGYLDGFFSDKQLREGLEWLANESPVQPVVHCVKTRELILTHLGSALEMLNKLSDYQVSPNHCVSAFNEALDQSWEEIVAAAKANPSNWPCPEIAMVVNSDDEYFMQNCCVPPLGWSSAARIESLKCSLQNLKLPAFPDDIYWLSRGSNMGKEIEIQRSQLENCLIRYLTQSCDLMGIRLATKEAFVMLQRSTRLELQNLTYYMVPNWVVIFRRIFNWRLMSLTNGVLSPVYVLEEHFAASASYNLDKLGLKGTLSLSPYSLSNLSLDEVLDVGFSSLLTQRTHFQPEAHRHLPAIASNGEVQEPHSQLEVHRHLLAIAANGEVQEPHSQPEVHRHLLAVASNGEVQEPLSQPEVHRHLLAIPSNGEVQEPAEIINLEEDEKNSSLNDKFVVADNVFNTNRKSDQTASEITLPRNVMREAENLSNLLERCYFVQNTNEKKLSVFF, encoded by the exons ATGGCGTCTAATTGTTCAGGGTTTGGAAAGCAGTCAGGCCCCTCTGTCCCCGCAAAACCCCTTCCCATTTTCGGAAACTTAACTCCTCCACCTCCatcctcttcttctccttttcccAATCTTACCCCAACTCCATTGCCCAG GCAACCTGAAGTTGCAGAGAGAACAACTTCACGTTCTGTGCCTTTTGGGAGCTCCGGTCCTGCTGTCAAACCTTACCTAAGTTCCAGAGTAAG CCGTTCGGATTCGCTTGTTGATAATCACAGTCCCCTAGCTCCACTGAGAATGGTGTCACCTTCTGCTTTTCAAAGCAATCATTCTGTGCATGCTTTTCACCCTTCTTTTGATGAAG ACCTTTTTTGTCCTCTCCAGCTGGGGATGATCATGCCAAGCTTCTTGGCAATTATCCCAATTTACTTGCTCATCAAG TCAGCAAATGGACTTACCTGGGAAAACCCACAGTTTACTCCTAATGACTCTAAAAG ATTCAATGGTTTTCACAGTTCCGCTGATTCTCAAGCTCCTCAGAGGTCTGTGCCATCTGCCAACAGTACTGGTGTTGCTGCTACCAGGTTCACCAGCTCACCTGTTTCAAAAAGAACTAGGTCTCCTCCACATTCTTCTGGTGAGGGCATATCAGGAGACTTGAATTCCACTCAATATGATAGTGAACG AGAAATGCAAGCCAAGGCAAAGCGACTGGCTCgtttcaagtttgaattgagtGAAGATGTGCAAACCAGTCCTGATGTTGCCGATCAAATAATTTCTACTAATAGACATGGACAGTCTGCTGGGGAGAGGCAAAAAATTGTTGGTGCACCTTCTTTAGAATCAGAAAAGGATTATCCTAATGATAATTCTCCATCTGATTATGAAAGCTTGGAAACATCCAGTATAATTATTGGTTTATGTCCAGATATGTGTCCTG AGTCAGAAAGGGCAGAACGAGAAAGAAAAGGGGATCTTGACCAGTTTGAACGCTTGGATGGGGATAGAAATCAAACTAGCAAATACCTTGCTGTTAAGAAG TATAATAGGACAGCAGAGAGGGAAGCCAATTTAATACGACCCATGCCGATCCTGCAGAAGACGGTTGGTTATCTGCTTGATTTGCTAGATCAGCCTTATGATGAAAGGTTTCTTGGCTTGTACAATTTTCTATGGGATAGGATGCGAGCTATTCGGATGGACCTGAGGATGCAGCATATTTTTAACCAAGAAGCTATTACCATGCTGGAACAGATG ATAAGGCTTCACATAATGGCCATGCATGAGCTATGTGAATACACTAAAGGAGAGGGCTTTTCCGAGGGATTTGATGCACACCTCAATATTGAACAGATGAATAAAGCATCAGTTGAATTGTTTCAGATGTATGATGATCATAGGAAAAAGGGGATAAGCGTGCCAACAGAAAAAGAATTTCGAGGTTATTATGCACTTCTTAAATTGGACAAACATCCTGGGTACAAA GTTGAACCAACAGAACTATCATTGGATCTAGCAAAGATGACTCCGGAAATAAGACAAACTCCAGAGGTATTATTTGCCCGTGAAGTTGCAAG AGCTTGTAGAATGGGTAATTTTCTTGCCTTCTTTCGACTTGCAAGGAAAGCTAGTTATCTTCAAGCATGCCTAATGCATGCTCATTTCGCCAAG TTACGAACCCAGGCACTTGCCGCCTTACACTCCGGTCTACTGAATAGCCAAGGTCTGCCTGTTGCCCATGTAGGCAGGTGGCTTGGTATGGAG GATGAGGACATAGAAAGCCTTTTAGAGTACCATGGGTTTCTGATAAAGGAATATGAGGAGCCATATATGGTAAAGGAAGGCCAATTTCTTAATAGTGATAGTGATTATCCTACCAAGTGTTCAAAACTTGTCCACATGAAAAGGTCAAAATCGATGGTTGAGGATATTTTGGCTTCTACTCAAGCTATATCCTTGCCTACTGAAGCTAAAAAAGAAATTCAGTTGGATAAGATCTTGAAGCATGACACAACAGCTATTTCTTCTGTTGGAAGGAAAATTTCAGTCTCTGCAGTTGATGAAGAAATGCCTGATTCTGCAATCATTTCATCCCCCAAAATTACCAGACCAGTGCCGCCCTTAATTGAGACATTGATGGTTGATCGACAAGGTCAAGATGGCCACAAGGTGACTACCACCTGTACTTCACCTCGGAGTTTGTCTGTAGCTCATACTTCCCCTAAACCCCAGCCAGCTAGAAATGTATCTGAGGGGAAACGAGGCAATGATTCTCTTTTCAGAATGTCTCCAGAGAATAAGATTGCTTTTGGCACAGAAGTTTTTCCTATCCAAATTGTGTCAAGAACGTCTCAGCGATATAGATCCCCCAGTTTTAGGAGATATGATTGTTCTGTAGAGAATACATTGCCTCAAATTGTAGCTGTTAATAACTTAGAAGGTGAAGAACCTTCCGTTGCTCATCAAGAAAAGGAGAAGGATGAAGATATGATAAGTGAAAATGATGAAGCtatggaaaatgaaaaatatgaagttaTGGCTAGTCATTTAGAGGAAGCTGCTGCAGCTAAACTCAAGCTAATCTTAAG GTTGTGGAGGCGTCGTTGTTCAAAGCAAAAGGAGTTGCATAAGCAAAGGAAGCTAGCTGTGAATGCTGCACTAAATTCATTGTCACTGGGACCACCAATTCAAAATAACAAAGTT CAACCATTCACTCGTGGTGAGTTTGATATTGATCATGTCATGGAGGAGAGATGTGAGAAACATGAACGGTCGTGGTCAAAGCTGAATGTTTCAGATGTGATAGCAGGTATACTTGGCAGAAGAAACCGAGATGCTAAGTTTCTGTGTTGGAAAATTATTGTATGCTCTCAGGACAGTCAAGGGGAGGAACACACACTGAGAAGCCATGTTTCCCATTTTGCAGCAGTGTCATGGTTGTTTTCGAAGCTTATGCCTCCAAGAAATGACAATGATGATGATCTGGTAGTTTCATCTCCTGGCCTTTCAATATGGAAGAAGTGGCTTCCTAGCCAATCTGTTTCTGATTTGACCTGCTGCTTTTCAGTTGTTAAAGAGGCAAAAATTAACCATCCAAATGATGCTGTATGTGGTGCAAGTGCAGTTCTGTTTCTTGTATCTGAAAGCATCCCGTGGAAGcttcaaaaaattcaacttaATAATCTTCTGACGTCAATACCTTCCAGTTCCTGCCTTCCTCTTCTGATCCTTAGTAGCTCATATAATGATGAGGTTTTAGATCCTTCTGCTGTTATAGTCAATGGATTGGGCCTCCATGACATTGACAAGTCAAGGGTGAAGAGTTTTACGGTTAAATTCCTTGTTGGCAACCATCAAATGGGTTACTTGGATGGATTTTTCAGTGACAAGCAACTAAGGGAAGGACTAGAGTGGCTGGCAAATGAGTCACCTGTACAACCTGTTGTTCATTGTGTTAAAACACGTGAACTCATCCTGACTCACTTGGGTTCTGCACTGGAGATGCTTAACAAGTTAAGTGATTATCAAGTGAGTCCAAACCACTGTGTATCAGCTTTCAATGAAGCCTTGGATCAGTCGTGGGAGGAAATTGTGGCTGCTGCCAAAGCAAATCCTTCCAATTGGCCCTGTCCCGAGATTGCAATGGTGGTGAATTCTGATGATGAATATTTCATGCAGAATTGTTGTGTGCCACCCTTAGGATGGAGCTCTGCTGCAAGAATAGAATCACTTAAGTGTTCATTACAGAACTTAAAACTTCCAGCTTTTCCTGATGATATATACTGGTTGAGCAGAGGTTCTAACATGGGCAAGGAGATTGAGATTCAGAGATCACAACTTGAAAATTGTTTGATTAGATATTTGACGCAATCATGCGACTTGATGGGCATTCGACTTGCAACAAAAGAGGCATTCGTAATGCTACAAAGAAGCACAAGGCTTGAGCTGCAAAACCTGACCTACTACATGGTTCCAAACTGGGTTGTGATTTTCCGGCGGATTTTTAATTGGAGATTAATGAGTTTAACCAATGGGGTCTTATCTCCAGTTTATGTTCTGGAGGAGCATTTTGCTGCTTCAGCTTCATATAATCTTGATAAGTTAGGACTCAAAGGTACTCTATCTTTGTCCCCGTATAgcttaagtaatctatctttagaTGAAGTACTGGATGTTGGCTTCAGCTCACTTTTGACCCAGAGGACTCACTTTCAGCCAGAAGCTCACCGACATCTACCAGCGATAGCGTCAAATGGTGAAGTACAAGAACCTCACTCTCAGCTAGAAGTTCACCGGCATCTATTAGCAATAGCGGCAAATGGTGAAGTTCAAGAACCTCACTCTCAGCCAGAAGTTCATCGGCATCTATTAGCAGTAGCGTCAAATGGTGAAGTACAAGAACCTCTGTCACAGCCAGAAGTTCATCGGCATCTACTAGCAATACCATCAAACGGTGAAGTTCAAGAACCTGCTGAAATAATTAACTTAGaagaggatgaaaaaaattcctCACTGAACGATAAATTTGTCGTGGCAGATAATGTTTTCAACACTAACAGAAAATCAGACCAGACAGCCAGTGAAATAACGTTGCCCAGAAATGTGATGAGGGAAGCCGAAAATTTAAGCAATTTGCTTGAGCGATGCTACTTTGTGCAGAACACAAATGAGAAGAAGCTGTCTGTTTTTTTCTGA